A single genomic interval of Pangasianodon hypophthalmus isolate fPanHyp1 chromosome 8, fPanHyp1.pri, whole genome shotgun sequence harbors:
- the armh1 gene encoding armadillo-like helical domain containing protein 1 — protein MTLSTALVNNYSDALNMSSSREKAASSRVLNFLCEWDRGNKSTRARMLEKFLQENTGKTSPELELEFAQAASLFLARITAWTRLTYMFSTCLHLQLRALGVFLSAASNRRYLLEFLEVGGVMTLLEIISQKQIREEEKAEALRLLCIVSNAGRKYKEIICESYGVKVVAECLVKSDSEETQHAASRLLESLAHGNPTYHRQVYTGLISVLSRSSPTTTQLTLHTLHTVQAAVKTAHPAIVEPLLHLLRSFQLEVQYEAIELIKYLQQTEVRDALLNALIALLKPTNQGVPKHKILQDPAMAKMSSSLPLFVQQAAAAKALRMLAVESRETSKELIRLGVVHHLLYAMGNQEHADAQRQASLTLQHFVHSYPVVKEHVCRAMGPALFHSFMHNAELLYMNMDEVQADILLNNKVDLSREFEEQDPKS, from the exons ATGACTCTGAGCACAGCTTTGGTAAACAATTAcag CGATGCTCTGAACATGTCCAGCAGTAGAGAAAAAGCCGCTTCTAGTCGAGTGCTGAACTTCCTGTGTGAGTGGGACCGAGGGAATAAATCCACTCGCGCGCGAATGCTCGAGAAATTCCTGCAGGAAAACACGGGAAAAACGAGTCCCGAGCTGGAGCTGGAGTTCGCTCAGGCCGCCAGTCTGTTCCTCGCTCGCATCACGGCCTGGACGAGACTGAC CTACATGTTCAGCACGTGTCTGCATCTTCAGCTCCGAGCGCTGGGAGTCTTCCTCTCCGCTGCCAGCAA TCGCCGCTACCTGTTGGAGTTCCTGGAGGTGGGAGGTGTGATGACTCTGCTGGAGATCATCAGTCAGAAGCAGatcagagaggaggagaaagctGAAGCTCTGCGTCTGCTCTGCATCGTCTCTAACGCAGGACGCAAGTACAAGGAGATCATCTGTGAAAGCtacg gtgtgaagGTTGTAGCGGAGTGTTTGGTGAAGTCGGACTCGGAGGAGACGCAGCACGCAGCTTCCCGTCTGCTCGAGTCTCTGGCTCACGGAAACCCCACGTACCACAGACAGGTTTATACAGGACTCATCTCTGTGCTGAGCCGCAGCTCTCCtacaactacacaactcacactacacactctacacacggtACAG GCCGCGGTAAAGACGGCGCATCCTGCCATCGTGGAGCCGTTGTTACATTTGCTGCGCTCTTTCCAGCTTGAGGTGCAGTATGAAG CTATAGAGCTGATTAAATATCTACAGCAGACGGAGGTGAGAGACGCTCTTCTCAACGCTCTGATCGCTCTGCTCAAACCAACCAACCAGGGAGTTCCCAAACACAAGATCCTGCAGG ATCCGGCGATGGCGAAGATGAGCAGCTCGTTACCGCTGTTCGTCCAGCAGGCAGCAGCAGCCAAAGCCCTacg GATGTTGGCCGTGGAGAGCCGGGAGACGTCTAAAGAACTGATCCGCCTCGGAGTCGTGCACCATTTACTGTACGCCATGGGCAACCAGGAGCACGCAGATGCTCAGAGACAGGCCAGCCTGACTTTACAG caTTTTGTGCACTCGTACCCTGTGGTTAAGGAACACGTGTGCAGAGCCATGGGACCTGCTCTTTTCCACTCGTttatg cataACGCTGAGCTGCTCTACATGAACATGGATGAAGTTCAGGCTGATATCTTACTGAACAACAAAGTGGATCTTTCAAGAG AATTTGAAGAGCAGGACCCAAAATCCTGA
- the guk1b gene encoding guanylate kinase 1b isoform X1, with amino-acid sequence MPGPRPVVLSGPSGAGKSTLLKRLMQEYEGVFGFSVSHTTRNPRPGEENGKGLNCLPMLLGATLLPVADVLSSVSSEDYHFTTREKMQEGINNGDFIENAVFSGNMYGTSKSAIEDVQAQNLICILDVDLQGVKKIKQTDLNPIYISIQPPSIEILEQRLRDRQTETEESLQKRLEAARIDMELSKEPGIFDIVIINDDQDKAYEKLKSALIEEIQKVQDAKK; translated from the exons ATGCCAGGACCGAGGCCTGTAGTTCTGAGTGGCCCCTCCGGAGCAGGGAAAAGCACTCTGCTCAAGAGGCTGATGCAGGAATATGAGGGAGTGTTCGGATTCAGTGTCTCCC ATACAACCAGGAATCCTCGTCCTGGAGAAGAGAACGGAAAAG GACTGAATTGTCTCCCAATGCTTCTGGGGGCGACGTTACTGCCCGTAGCAGACGTCCTGTCCTCTGTATCATCTGAAG ATTACCACTTCACCACGCGGGAGAAGATGCAGGAGGGCATCAATAACGGCGATTTTATCGAGAACGCAGTGTTTTCAGGAAACATGTATGGCACCAG TAAGTCGGCCATAGAGGACGTTCAGGCCCAGAACCTGATCTGCATTCTGGACGTCGACCTTCAAGGGGTGAAAAAAATCAAGCAGACGGACTTGAACCCCATCTACATCTCCATCCAGCCTCCATCTATTGAGATCCTG GAGCAGCGTctcagagacaggcagacagagacagaggaaagTCTACAGAAACGTCTGGAAGCGGCCCGTATTGACATGGAGCTCA gtAAAGAACCAGGCATCTTCGACATTGTCATCATTAATGATGATCAGGACAAAGCCTACGAGAAGCTTAAAAGTGCTCTTATTGAG GAAATTCAGAAGGTTCAGGATGCTAAAAAgtaa
- the guk1b gene encoding guanylate kinase 1b isoform X2, translating into MPGPRPVVLSGPSGAGKSTLLKRLMQEYEGVFGFSVSHTTRNPRPGEENGKDYHFTTREKMQEGINNGDFIENAVFSGNMYGTSKSAIEDVQAQNLICILDVDLQGVKKIKQTDLNPIYISIQPPSIEILEQRLRDRQTETEESLQKRLEAARIDMELSKEPGIFDIVIINDDQDKAYEKLKSALIEEIQKVQDAKK; encoded by the exons ATGCCAGGACCGAGGCCTGTAGTTCTGAGTGGCCCCTCCGGAGCAGGGAAAAGCACTCTGCTCAAGAGGCTGATGCAGGAATATGAGGGAGTGTTCGGATTCAGTGTCTCCC ATACAACCAGGAATCCTCGTCCTGGAGAAGAGAACGGAAAAG ATTACCACTTCACCACGCGGGAGAAGATGCAGGAGGGCATCAATAACGGCGATTTTATCGAGAACGCAGTGTTTTCAGGAAACATGTATGGCACCAG TAAGTCGGCCATAGAGGACGTTCAGGCCCAGAACCTGATCTGCATTCTGGACGTCGACCTTCAAGGGGTGAAAAAAATCAAGCAGACGGACTTGAACCCCATCTACATCTCCATCCAGCCTCCATCTATTGAGATCCTG GAGCAGCGTctcagagacaggcagacagagacagaggaaagTCTACAGAAACGTCTGGAAGCGGCCCGTATTGACATGGAGCTCA gtAAAGAACCAGGCATCTTCGACATTGTCATCATTAATGATGATCAGGACAAAGCCTACGAGAAGCTTAAAAGTGCTCTTATTGAG GAAATTCAGAAGGTTCAGGATGCTAAAAAgtaa